The following proteins come from a genomic window of Nicotiana tomentosiformis chromosome 12, ASM39032v3, whole genome shotgun sequence:
- the LOC138903307 gene encoding uncharacterized protein gives MGSTPESTEATSANITTSGNNGGGIKDSSHPYFLHPSDSLGMNLVNTSFDGRSFGGWCRSILIDLSAKNKVGFIDGTFLEPSSETPDFRLWSRCNDMAISWLLNSLSREIADSVICSQTTKDLWDNLEDRFGQPNSAKMYHLQKELSDLIQGSSDVACYFTKIKRLWDELDTLNTHVKCSCDCNCGGKVKMAKSLQDEKLIKFLMGLNDTYASVKSSILMLSPLPTVGHAYSLLMQDEKQREVYVNSQFPRDSSSFMAANQNHTGQKFENFVFKGKKNNLVCSYYKKPRHSVDKCYMIIGFPADFKFTKPRKFHGSVKSNAAYSVKGAQPECSNSDVSFNVANCAGPSVRIPQGLGDAKGGIYLLGSSSHRSRKSSEWSGFSFPKARLSNHACSFSVSFLVKVNSNVTLWYLRLGHMPFSAMKNISVQYISSSVSNINYPCNIFPLARQTILAEFSLKTSLN, from the exons ATGGGTTCTACACCTGAATCTACTGAGGCCACTTCAGCAAACATCACCACTTCTGGGAATAATGGAGGTGGAATAAAGGACTCAAGTCATCCCTACTTTCTTCACCCCTCTGATTCACTAGGAATGAACTTGGTAAACACAAGCTTTGATGGTCGAAGCTTTGGAGGGTGGTGCAGATCCATCCTTATAGATCTTTCTGCCAAAAATAAGGTAGGCTTCATTGATGGAACATTCCTTGAACCTAGCTCAGAAACACCTGACTTTAGGCTATGGAGTAGGTGTAATGATATGGCGATATCTTGGTTATTGAACTCTCTTTCAAGAGAAATAGCTGATAGTGTCATATGCTCTCAAACAACCAAAGATCTGTGGGATAATTTGGAAGACAGATTTGGTCAGCCAAATAGTGCAAAGATGTATCATTTACAGAAGGAATTGAGTGATTTAATTCAGGGGTCAAGTGACGTAGCATGCTATTTCACTAAGATAAAGAGATTGTGGGATGAACTGGATACCTTGAACACTCATGTCAAGTGCTCATGTGACTGCAATTGTGGAGGAAAAGTCAAAATGGCCAAGTCACTTCAGGATGAGAAGTTGATTAAGTTTCTCATGGGATTGAATGACACCTATGCTTCTGTGAAGAGCAGTATCTTAATGTTGTCACCCCTTCCAACTGTGGGCCATGCTTATTCCCTCTTGATGCAAGATGAAAAGCAGAGAGAAGTCTATGTGAACTCTCAGTTTCCTAGAGACTCTTCATCCTTTATGGCTGCAAATCAGAATCACACAggtcaaaaatttgaaaattttgtcttcaaaggaaagaaaaacaaccTGGTTTGTTCCTACTACAAAAAACCTAGGCATTCAGTGGATAAGTGCTACATGATCATTGGTTTTCCAGCAGATTTCAAATTCACCAAGCCGAGGAAGTTTCATGGATCTGTTAAGAGCAATGCAGCATACTCA GTGAAAGGTGCACAACCAGAGTGTTCAAATTCAGATGTCAGTTTTAATGTTGCCAATTGTGCTG GCCCTTCTGTGAGGATCCCTCAGGGTCTTGGTGATGCTAAAGGGGGAATTTACTTGCTAGGATCTTCAAGCCATAGGTCTAGAAAATCATCAGAATGGAGTGGATTTTCATTTCCTAAAGCAAGATTGTCTAATCATGCTTGTTCTTTTTCAGTTTCTTTTCTTGTAAAAGTTAATTCCAATGTAACGTTGTGGTATCTTAGGCTAGGTCACATGCCATTTTCTGCAATGAAAAATATTAGTGTTCAATATATTTCATCTTCTGTATCTAATATCAATTATCCATGCAATATTTTTCCTTTAGCTAGGCAAACAATTCTAGCAGAATTTTCACTAAAAACATCTTTGAATTAA
- the LOC104098882 gene encoding pentatricopeptide repeat-containing protein At1g52640, mitochondrial: protein MAIRTLLRARSCTHYFPLKIFHHNHTQPTKSKIFPHHPLPLFSAHHFTSLLHKTNFTSISDAPHSNSHLLISELSRILSDYRNPHNDIESALNPFSDKISANIVEQVLKRCKNLGFSAHRFFIWANKLSGFYHSKESYHILVDILGNSKQFSLLWDFLFELKRNKSCELGQDIFWIVFRSYSRANLPVDAIRSFDKMIDFGITPSVVDVDQLLLALCKRKHMKEAKQFFDIVKDEYMLSVKSYSIMMRGWGEMGEVVEAQKLFDEMLERGFAVDLLAYNSILESQCKAEKMDDAYNLFVKMRSMGLKPDAFTYAVFIRAYCVKDDIHSAFRVLDRMKRYKLVPNVFTYNVIIKKLCKSDKVEDAYQLIDEMIERGVKPDCWSYNTIVACHCDHSEVNLALRLISRMEKNGCLPDRHTYNMVLKMLIKVGRFDRVEKVWESMEGRKFYPSVSTYAVMIHGLCQKKGKLEEACKYFEMMIDEGIPPYGETCELLRNRLIGLGFAEQKEILADKMERSTSCLIQELTNIMRGNKARARLRREEEYSDSDK from the coding sequence ATGGCGATAAGAACTCTTCTTCGCGCCAGAAGTTGTACTCACTATTTCCCCCTCAAAATCTTCCATCACAATCACACACAACCCACGAAATCCAAAATCTTCCCACATCATCCCCTTCCATTATTCTCTGCTCATCACTTCACATCCCTTTTGCACAAAACTAATTTCACTTCCATTTCAGACGCCCCACACTCTAATTCACACCTACTAATAAGTGAACTCTCTCGCATCCTAAGCGATTACAGAAATCCCCACAACGACATTGAATCAGCTCTCAATCCTTTCTCCGACAAGATTTCGgctaatatagttgaacaagtccTTAAACGCTGCAAAAATCTTGGGTTTTCAGCTCACAGATTCTTCATATGGGCAAATAAATTATCGGGGTTTTATCATAGTAAAGAAAGCTATCACATTCTTGTTGATATTTTAGGAAATAGCAAACAGTTTTCTTTGTTATGGGACTTTCTTTTTGAGTTAAAAAGGAACAAATCTTGTGAATTAGGTCAAGATATTTTCTGGATTGTCTTTAGGTCTTATAGTAGAGCTAATTTGCCTGTTGATGCAATTAGGAGTTTTGATAAAatgattgattttgggattaCCCCGAGTGTAGTGGATGTTGATCAGCTTTTGCTTGCATTATGTAAAAGAAAGCATATGAAAGAAGCGAAACAGTTCTTTGATATAGTTAAAGATGAGTACATGCTGAGTGTGAAATCTTACAGCATTATGATGAGGGGATGGGGAGAAATGGGAGAAGTAGTTGAAGCACAGAAactgtttgatgaaatgcttgaGAGAGGGTTTGCAGTTGATTTGTTAGCTTATAACAGCATTTTGGAGTCTCAGTGTAAGGCTGAAAAAATGGATGATGCCTATAACTTGTTCGTGAAGATGAGGTCCATGGGACTAAAACCTGATGCTTTTACATATGCAGTTTTTATTCGTGCTTATTGTGTAAAAGATGATATTCATTCAGCTTTTAGGGTCCTTGATCGGATGAAAAGGTACAAGCTTGTGCCTAATGTATTTACGTACAATGTTATCATCAAGAAGCTTTGCAAGAGTGACAAGGTTGAGGATGCTTACCAACTGATAGATGAGATGATTGAACGAGGGGTAAAACCTGATTGTTGGAGTTATAATACAATCGTTGCTTGTCATTGTGATCATAGCGAAGTCAATTTGGCACTTAGGCTGATCTCAAGAATGGAGAAGAACGGTTGCCTGCCAGATCGGCATACATATAACATGGTGCTTAAAATGCTCATAAAGGTCGGAAGGTTTGATAGAGTTGAGAAAGTATGGGAGAGTATGGAAGGCAGGAAATTTTATCCTTCGGTCTCAACATACGCTGTTATGATACATGGTCTCTGTCAGAAGAAAGGCAAACTTGAGGAAGCAtgtaaatattttgaaatgatgATAGATGAAGGGATCCCGCCATATGGTGAAACCTGTGAATTATTGCGGAATAGACTTATAGGTTTAGGATTTGCAGAGCAAAAAGAGATTCTTGCGGATAAGATGGAAAGAAGTACTTCTTGTTTAATTCAAGAGCTAACAAACATAATGAGAGGAAACAAGGCCCGTGCCAGATTGAGACGTGAAGAAGAATACTCTGATAGTGATAAGTAA